In Vibrio diazotrophicus, the following proteins share a genomic window:
- a CDS encoding DUF2290 domain-containing protein, whose product MKQKNFDSGIVRAMAICTKLGLEPKMVSPVSLKVCNGFNKVALMSRSTHEEIYFAGLNEGYYNFILSDFSYFQFSFRELKPDPKKPKLSYPYELRMAFYPNPMNSNTYSDEPDSPTDLLQTYHQYYLEDEWSFEEYTQALCELRANITTPILRYDLSEHQHKRVNHPIAHIHLGVNNSSRIATNKVFTPELFTTFVLSNFYRTNWELLSGSDFKLDQEYKRAKTDCATIKSDFYCDVQRGALNII is encoded by the coding sequence ATGAAGCAGAAAAACTTCGATAGTGGGATTGTTCGTGCCATGGCTATATGCACTAAGCTAGGTTTAGAGCCTAAAATGGTCTCTCCCGTAAGTCTAAAGGTTTGCAATGGCTTCAATAAGGTAGCCTTAATGAGTCGTTCGACACACGAAGAGATTTATTTCGCAGGACTAAACGAAGGATATTATAACTTTATTCTAAGTGATTTTTCGTACTTTCAGTTTTCGTTTCGAGAGCTAAAGCCTGACCCGAAGAAGCCTAAGCTATCCTATCCATATGAACTTCGAATGGCTTTTTATCCAAACCCTATGAACTCTAATACATATTCTGATGAGCCAGACTCTCCGACGGACTTGCTACAAACCTACCATCAATATTATCTAGAGGATGAATGGTCATTCGAAGAATATACTCAAGCCCTTTGTGAGCTGAGAGCGAATATTACAACTCCTATATTACGCTACGACCTTAGTGAGCATCAGCATAAAAGGGTCAACCATCCTATTGCTCATATCCATTTAGGCGTTAATAACAGCTCTAGAATTGCAACCAATAAAGTGTTTACTCCAGAACTATTTACTACGTTCGTGTTGAGTAATTTTTATCGAACAAATTGGGAGTTATTGAGTGGTAGCGATTTTAAACTTGATCAAGAGTACAAAAGAGCAAAAACGGACTGCGCAACTATTAAGTCAGATTTCTATTGTGATGTGCAGCGCGGAGCTTTAAATATTATTTGA
- the istB gene encoding IS21-like element helper ATPase IstB, whose product MNTISEQLKSLRLSHAASALEQQQEQLSTYAELSFEERLSLLLESEVLGRNQAKIQRLKGQAKLRVDALPSQTIYKEGRGLKRTQMSELLTGSYLHKKQNVLITGPTGAGKTYVACALAAQACDQLYSVRYHRLSRLLDDLSSGRLDGTYQKQLLALSRKQLLILDDWGMEKLSPDHAGHLLELLEDRYQTSSTIMISQLPVKEWYNMIGNATVADALLDRLIHNSHRIELGGESMRKLAQSGQVE is encoded by the coding sequence ATGAACACAATAAGCGAACAACTCAAATCACTGCGTCTGAGCCATGCCGCCTCGGCTCTGGAGCAACAACAAGAGCAGTTATCGACCTATGCAGAGCTGAGCTTCGAAGAGCGGTTAAGCCTGCTGCTTGAAAGCGAAGTGTTGGGACGAAATCAGGCCAAAATCCAGCGCCTGAAAGGGCAAGCTAAACTCCGGGTCGATGCTCTGCCAAGTCAGACTATTTACAAAGAAGGACGAGGACTTAAGCGTACTCAAATGAGTGAGCTATTAACTGGGAGCTACTTGCACAAGAAACAAAACGTTCTGATCACCGGACCGACGGGAGCAGGAAAAACCTACGTTGCCTGTGCACTTGCAGCTCAAGCTTGCGACCAGCTCTACAGTGTCCGTTATCACAGGCTCAGCCGTTTACTTGATGACCTGAGTTCAGGTCGCCTTGACGGGACTTACCAAAAGCAACTTCTGGCTCTGTCGAGAAAACAACTTCTGATCTTGGATGACTGGGGAATGGAAAAGTTGAGTCCGGATCATGCAGGTCACTTGCTGGAGCTTCTGGAGGATCGTTATCAAACCAGCAGCACCATTATGATAAGCCAACTTCCGGTTAAAGAATGGTACAACATGATAGGCAATGCCACGGTTGCTGACGCCTTACTGGATAGGTTAATCCACAACAGTCACCGAATAGAACTCGGAGGAGAATCAATGAGAAAACTGGCGCAATCCGGACAGGTAGAGTAA
- a CDS encoding IS110 family transposase: MLTNNVIAIDLAKNVLQICHISVHGELLFNRALSRQKAKEFLTTTKPSIVAMEGCCGCHYWGQLAEKCGHEVRIINPKKVKGYLEGHKTDHNDALAIANAAIQIGIKYSRPKTLEQQAMHSLESSRRFLSRSVVSLGQHIRGTILGYGIANPRGEKGLKASIQSVLDGETPIPANVVSVLAMLWEQYKLLKSKLIEFEKEKNALTRQIEPCQRLMEIEGVGETTAAMLYTTLGDGKQFKNGRQASAFVGLTPKQHSSGGKVFMIGIDKCGGVKELRSLLYLGAMSYVGRLPETPKTQKDAWLAKIIKRIGYKKACIALANKIVRTAWAILRYETKYKPILLTN; encoded by the coding sequence ATGCTGACCAACAATGTTATTGCTATCGACTTAGCTAAAAACGTCCTTCAAATCTGCCATATCAGCGTTCATGGCGAGTTACTTTTTAATCGAGCTTTAAGCCGACAAAAAGCAAAAGAGTTTCTTACTACAACGAAACCATCTATCGTTGCGATGGAAGGTTGTTGTGGCTGCCATTATTGGGGACAGTTAGCTGAGAAATGTGGTCATGAGGTCAGAATTATTAATCCCAAGAAAGTAAAAGGCTACTTAGAAGGCCATAAAACCGACCACAATGATGCTCTTGCCATTGCTAATGCAGCTATACAAATTGGTATAAAATACAGCCGACCTAAAACATTAGAACAACAAGCTATGCACTCTTTGGAAAGCAGTCGACGCTTTTTATCTCGTAGTGTCGTATCACTTGGGCAGCATATCAGAGGAACGATCTTGGGCTACGGGATAGCAAACCCAAGAGGCGAAAAAGGATTAAAAGCCTCCATTCAATCCGTGTTAGATGGTGAAACTCCAATACCAGCTAATGTGGTTTCTGTTCTTGCCATGTTGTGGGAACAATACAAACTACTCAAGTCTAAATTAATTGAATTTGAAAAAGAGAAAAATGCCTTAACTCGCCAGATTGAACCATGCCAAAGATTAATGGAAATCGAAGGGGTTGGCGAGACAACAGCAGCGATGCTTTACACCACTCTTGGCGATGGCAAGCAGTTCAAAAATGGAAGACAAGCTTCAGCATTCGTTGGACTGACACCTAAGCAACATAGCTCGGGCGGAAAAGTGTTTATGATAGGAATTGATAAATGCGGAGGGGTTAAAGAATTACGTTCTTTACTTTATCTTGGGGCGATGTCCTACGTTGGCCGACTGCCAGAAACACCTAAAACTCAAAAAGACGCTTGGCTAGCTAAAATCATCAAACGCATTGGGTACAAGAAAGCCTGTATTGCACTCGCCAATAAAATAGTCCGAACAGCATGGGCAATACTTCGTTACGAAACTAAATATAAGCCAATATTGCTAACCAATTAA
- a CDS encoding DEAD/DEAH box helicase, whose protein sequence is METVITSKHFESVPLAKLVVDHLKANSEALGLDQAIVYFGFPKFYGYESDVMKTSDLVILSQQHGVLALRFSEFDGTVSSEKIDEEWDEYRSLIFSNLYESKLLRTKKKRTQELSIGFDAFFYTESIAGLDCDEDLFITSITELTDTLVIMREELGTPISEDKFNECRAILEGTKALSSDQQRNVDDGDKTTKAFTLMKLEEEIKTFDIRQRNSAVTIIDGPQRIRGLAGSGKTVVLAMKAAHIHMEYPEKKILFTFFTKSLYVHVKNLITRFYRHYKKVDPNWDNLQIKHAWGGSGIDGVYYSACNDNGIPIVSFPQAKAQLPSNPFEYVCSDAIASNKLRAVYDYVLMDEAQDMTLSFFRLVYQITKGDRDTKNIIWGYDELQNIFKVKTRSPKELFGQDRDGEDYIDLQRAGRHLPEYLDNDIVLTKCYRNPREVLIAAHALGFGLYRKDGCPVQNLEDKAHWEDVGYDVIKGDFEIGSEIILERPSKNSPLSISAYEPLDELIKYQSFQNLNQESDWVVDNIRSLLSDGLKAEDIMIIALDDRNARSYFKAIQSRLFTHGISSNNVLLNPYSSKSFIEKGQVTMSTIHRAKGNEAPAVLVIGIDSLYWTEGSHYSRNRIFTAFTRAKAWLRVSGIGSRAELFFDELRMSLTKAPHLEFVQPDPKHIETLQRDLSEKSQKLKELQRNYREQLELLGVSEEEKVDFLKGI, encoded by the coding sequence ATGGAAACAGTAATTACTTCGAAGCACTTTGAAAGTGTACCACTGGCAAAGTTAGTAGTTGATCACCTGAAAGCTAATAGCGAAGCTTTGGGTTTAGATCAGGCTATTGTTTACTTTGGATTTCCGAAGTTTTATGGATACGAATCTGATGTGATGAAAACATCTGACTTAGTAATACTAAGTCAACAACATGGTGTGTTAGCACTGCGCTTCAGTGAGTTTGACGGTACTGTTTCCTCGGAAAAAATAGATGAAGAGTGGGATGAATACAGAAGTCTAATATTTTCAAATCTATACGAAAGTAAACTTCTTCGTACTAAGAAAAAGAGAACACAAGAACTCAGTATTGGCTTCGACGCCTTTTTTTATACAGAGTCAATAGCAGGCTTAGACTGTGATGAAGACCTTTTTATTACTTCTATTACAGAGCTTACTGATACTCTAGTCATTATGAGAGAGGAGCTTGGTACACCTATCTCGGAAGATAAGTTCAATGAGTGCCGAGCTATATTGGAGGGCACTAAAGCACTGTCTTCGGATCAACAAAGGAATGTTGATGACGGTGACAAAACCACTAAAGCGTTTACTTTGATGAAGCTTGAAGAAGAGATTAAAACCTTCGATATTCGTCAAAGAAATAGTGCGGTCACTATTATTGATGGTCCTCAACGGATTCGTGGGCTAGCTGGTTCAGGGAAAACGGTTGTGTTGGCGATGAAAGCTGCTCATATCCATATGGAATACCCTGAGAAGAAAATTCTTTTTACGTTTTTCACCAAGAGCCTATATGTACATGTAAAAAACCTAATTACACGTTTTTATAGGCATTATAAAAAGGTTGATCCCAATTGGGACAACTTACAAATTAAGCATGCTTGGGGTGGTAGTGGTATAGATGGAGTTTACTACTCAGCATGTAATGATAACGGCATTCCAATAGTGAGTTTTCCTCAGGCTAAAGCGCAGTTACCGAGCAACCCTTTTGAGTATGTTTGTTCAGATGCTATAGCTAGCAATAAGCTTAGAGCTGTGTATGACTATGTACTAATGGATGAGGCTCAGGATATGACGCTGTCATTTTTCCGCCTTGTCTACCAAATCACTAAAGGGGATCGAGATACAAAAAATATTATCTGGGGATACGATGAGTTACAAAATATCTTTAAGGTAAAAACTAGATCACCTAAAGAGCTATTTGGTCAGGACAGAGATGGTGAAGATTACATTGATCTTCAAAGAGCTGGGCGTCATTTACCTGAATATTTAGACAACGATATTGTTCTTACTAAGTGTTACCGCAATCCTCGAGAGGTTCTTATCGCCGCTCACGCATTGGGTTTCGGTTTGTATCGAAAAGATGGATGTCCCGTTCAGAACTTAGAAGATAAGGCTCACTGGGAGGATGTCGGTTATGATGTTATTAAAGGAGACTTCGAGATTGGTAGTGAGATAATTCTAGAGCGCCCAAGTAAAAATAGTCCGCTGTCGATATCAGCTTATGAGCCACTAGACGAACTTATTAAATACCAATCTTTTCAGAACCTTAATCAAGAGTCAGACTGGGTTGTCGATAATATTCGCTCTTTACTATCCGATGGATTGAAGGCGGAAGATATAATGATCATCGCATTGGATGACCGCAATGCTCGTAGTTATTTTAAAGCAATTCAAAGTCGATTGTTCACACACGGCATTTCGTCGAATAATGTATTACTAAATCCTTATAGTTCGAAGTCATTTATCGAAAAAGGGCAAGTGACGATGTCGACAATTCATCGTGCTAAGGGAAATGAAGCCCCTGCTGTACTTGTTATAGGCATTGATTCTCTGTACTGGACCGAAGGTAGTCATTACTCGAGAAATAGAATCTTTACAGCCTTTACTAGAGCAAAAGCTTGGCTAAGAGTCAGCGGCATCGGTTCTAGAGCTGAATTGTTTTTTGATGAACTACGGATGTCACTCACGAAGGCGCCTCATTTAGAGTTTGTGCAGCCAGACCCTAAACACATCGAGACGCTTCAACGAGACTTATCTGAAAAAAGCCAAAAATTAAAAGAACTCCAACGAAACTATCGTGAACAGCTTGAACTTTTAGGCGTCAGTGAAGAAGAAAAAGTAGACTTCCTAAAGGGGATCTAA
- a CDS encoding IS3 family transposase (programmed frameshift): MSSKRYPEEFKIEAVKQVTEKGHSVADVANRLGTTTHSLYAWVKRYGPDSSQHQAQSDESAEIRRLRKELQRVTEERDIFKKSRGVLRKPVRLRYAFIKANQSVWPVRRMCKILGVHPSGFYAWLKHPDSKQEKRRKYLLGLIKQFWLESGGVYGYRKIYSDLRDEGEFCGINQVHRLMKREGLQSQRGYRKPRAKAGTEHIISANKLAREFNPTAPNQSWVTDITYIKTHEGWLYLAVVVDLFSRRVIGWSMKSRITKELVLDALLMAIWRRSPSQKVLVHSDQGSRYTSHDWNKFLKQHGLEASMSCRGNCHDNAVAESFFQLLKRERVKRKIYSTREDARMDIFEYIEMFYNVKRRHGSNNQLSPVEYEKQYERRLTSVY, translated from the exons ATGAGCAGCAAAAGATATCCAGAAGAATTTAAAATTGAAGCGGTAAAACAGGTCACGGAAAAAGGTCATAGTGTGGCTGATGTTGCCAACCGCTTAGGGACGACTACCCATAGTCTTTATGCTTGGGTAAAGCGCTACGGTCCCGACTCCTCCCAACACCAAGCTCAATCTGATGAAAGTGCCGAAATTCGTAGGCTTCGGAAAGAACTGCAAAGAGTTACCGAAGAGCGGGATATAT TTAAGAAAAGCCGCGGTGTACTTCGCAAGCCAGTCCGACTGAGGTACGCCTTTATCAAAGCCAACCAGTCAGTTTGGCCTGTTCGACGGATGTGTAAAATCCTTGGGGTTCATCCAAGTGGTTTTTATGCCTGGCTAAAACACCCTGACAGCAAACAAGAGAAACGGCGTAAGTATCTTCTCGGACTTATTAAACAGTTTTGGCTGGAATCAGGTGGGGTTTATGGCTATCGGAAGATATACAGTGACCTACGAGATGAAGGGGAATTCTGTGGAATCAACCAAGTACATCGCTTGATGAAACGAGAAGGCTTACAGTCACAACGCGGGTATCGTAAACCCAGAGCTAAAGCGGGTACTGAGCATATCATTTCGGCTAACAAATTAGCCAGAGAGTTCAATCCAACGGCTCCAAACCAATCGTGGGTGACCGATATTACTTATATAAAAACACATGAAGGTTGGTTGTATCTTGCCGTTGTTGTTGACCTTTTTTCTAGAAGAGTGATTGGTTGGTCGATGAAAAGTCGAATAACTAAAGAGTTGGTTTTGGATGCGCTTTTAATGGCTATATGGCGCCGTTCTCCAAGCCAAAAGGTGCTCGTACATTCAGATCAAGGCAGTCGGTATACGAGCCATGACTGGAACAAGTTCTTAAAGCAACATGGACTGGAAGCCAGTATGAGCTGTCGAGGTAATTGTCACGATAATGCTGTGGCAGAAAGTTTTTTCCAGCTACTAAAAAGAGAGCGAGTTAAACGAAAAATTTACTCTACACGGGAAGATGCTCGCATGGATATCTTTGAATATATTGAGATGTTCTACAACGTAAAACGCAGGCACGGTTCCAATAATCAATTGTCGCCTGTAGAGTATGAGAAGCAATATGAGAGAAGACTAACTAGTGTCTACTGA
- a CDS encoding LysR substrate-binding domain-containing protein: MDNRLRYLSALRFFESASRHKSYSKAAEELYVTQAAISQKLRQLEDRLGCKLFIRRGREMHLTDKGKILQSHVNDGFKNIITGLNRIQNEPLEGVLNVSAPRSFSTRWLMPRLWKFTMEFPHVPIRVQTVKEIDIRHTETDVLIWQGDENVKHLDLDQETLFEENIYPYCSPQLAESMKFDSPEQLLNCWLIDFHSASFSWEQWFVYANVSAKREGIQWMEVSTFDMAINAVVAGHGACLATESISADFVERGLLVKPFNIGLNPGIRYSVISDPSSSRILRINAFKSWLLKELSFQSRDLPPIQ; this comes from the coding sequence ATGGACAATCGACTACGTTATCTTTCGGCACTTCGTTTTTTCGAATCTGCTTCTCGACATAAAAGCTATAGTAAAGCTGCCGAAGAATTGTATGTCACACAAGCAGCTATAAGCCAAAAACTACGGCAACTTGAAGACCGTTTGGGATGTAAATTATTCATCCGTCGCGGACGTGAAATGCATCTGACAGATAAGGGAAAAATACTCCAAAGTCATGTCAATGACGGTTTTAAAAACATCATCACTGGACTAAATCGAATTCAAAATGAACCACTCGAAGGAGTACTGAACGTCAGTGCTCCTCGTTCATTCTCCACGCGTTGGTTAATGCCTAGGTTGTGGAAATTCACGATGGAATTCCCACACGTACCGATTCGCGTACAAACGGTTAAGGAAATCGATATTCGACACACTGAAACTGATGTATTGATCTGGCAAGGAGATGAAAATGTAAAGCATCTAGATTTAGATCAAGAGACACTATTTGAAGAAAACATTTATCCTTATTGCTCTCCACAGCTAGCAGAATCTATGAAGTTCGATAGTCCTGAGCAACTCCTCAACTGCTGGTTGATTGATTTCCACTCTGCATCTTTCAGTTGGGAGCAATGGTTTGTTTATGCAAACGTAAGTGCGAAAAGAGAAGGTATTCAATGGATGGAAGTCAGTACCTTTGATATGGCAATCAACGCTGTAGTTGCTGGACATGGAGCATGTCTAGCAACTGAAAGTATTTCGGCAGACTTTGTTGAACGAGGTCTATTAGTCAAGCCATTCAATATAGGGCTAAATCCCGGAATTCGCTATTCTGTAATTAGTGACCCTTCTTCTTCACGAATTCTAAGAATTAATGCGTTTAAATCTTGGTTACTAAAAGAATTAAGCTTCCAATCGCGAGATTTACCACCGATTCAGTAG
- a CDS encoding methyl-accepting chemotaxis protein, with the protein MEFFLSKNYLSSFVENYRNELIEQKKKELISYLDISTSPLYNYIFDKDNGKEKAKEYLESIIYDNGNYFFGVDSNGISVFNGDNKSLVGSDISGFKDVKGNRVVSDIILASKNGDGFSYFYWHKPGYTEEVQKIAYSIYIKEWDWIVSTGVYVDDIDVAVREYSESRVQELGYKTKLSLAITFLCSSLVGFIIYLSMNKTMNPLDEIKNEFKKLASDNPDLTYQMKIRSNDEIGNIAEYFNEFLNKTNNMICSLEEFSIDLQNKIDQYQISINNIENVIELYVIETDEMTKLIEEIAKSSKDVSSHVVNTTHLISTADKQGEQASSLITLSASSVNELIKEVSQSMEISKGIKLESESIVSVLSVINEIADQTNLLALNAAIEAARAGENGRGFSVVAGEVRSLANRTKSSTVEIEKAMHSLNDGNRKMFRSMDNTSIRSKDSIEKTESIQNSLSNIVSLVGEIKLASNEVGSANQKQESLTLVVERKVNGIIDMLSRARESSAKLSKETLDLTNMKDELKEMLSKFR; encoded by the coding sequence ATGGAGTTTTTTCTCTCAAAAAATTACTTAAGTTCATTTGTTGAAAACTATAGAAATGAGCTGATTGAACAAAAGAAAAAAGAGTTGATTAGTTACTTGGATATATCTACTTCACCACTCTATAACTACATTTTTGACAAAGATAATGGTAAGGAAAAGGCTAAGGAATACTTAGAGTCAATAATTTATGATAATGGTAATTATTTCTTTGGAGTTGATTCTAATGGGATTAGTGTATTTAATGGTGATAATAAGTCTTTAGTCGGTAGTGACATATCAGGTTTTAAGGATGTTAAAGGTAATAGAGTAGTTAGTGATATAATACTAGCCTCAAAGAATGGTGATGGGTTTAGTTATTTTTATTGGCATAAGCCGGGTTATACTGAAGAAGTACAGAAGATAGCTTATTCTATATATATTAAAGAGTGGGATTGGATTGTAAGCACTGGGGTATATGTTGATGACATTGATGTTGCTGTTAGAGAGTATTCCGAAAGTAGAGTTCAAGAACTAGGTTATAAAACCAAGCTGTCTCTGGCTATAACTTTTCTGTGTTCTAGTCTTGTCGGTTTTATAATTTATCTATCTATGAATAAAACAATGAATCCTCTTGATGAGATTAAAAATGAATTCAAAAAATTAGCATCAGATAATCCAGATCTTACTTACCAAATGAAGATAAGGTCTAATGATGAAATAGGTAATATAGCCGAATACTTTAATGAGTTTTTGAATAAAACAAACAACATGATTTGTAGTTTGGAAGAGTTTTCTATTGATCTTCAAAATAAAATAGATCAATATCAGATTTCTATAAATAATATAGAAAATGTAATTGAGTTATATGTCATTGAAACTGATGAAATGACCAAGTTAATTGAAGAAATAGCAAAGTCTTCTAAAGATGTTTCTTCCCATGTGGTCAACACTACTCATTTAATATCTACTGCAGATAAGCAGGGAGAGCAGGCATCTTCTCTTATTACATTATCTGCAAGTAGTGTTAATGAGCTTATCAAAGAAGTCTCTCAATCTATGGAAATATCAAAGGGGATAAAGCTAGAGTCTGAGAGTATAGTTAGTGTTTTGAGTGTGATAAATGAAATAGCAGACCAAACAAACTTACTAGCATTGAATGCGGCGATCGAAGCCGCTAGAGCTGGTGAAAACGGCCGTGGTTTTTCTGTTGTTGCAGGTGAAGTTCGAAGCCTTGCTAATAGGACTAAGTCTAGTACTGTAGAAATTGAAAAAGCTATGCATTCATTGAACGATGGTAATAGAAAAATGTTTCGCTCGATGGATAATACTTCTATAAGAAGTAAAGATAGCATTGAAAAGACTGAAAGCATTCAAAATAGTCTATCGAACATTGTATCTCTAGTGGGTGAAATCAAATTGGCCAGCAATGAAGTAGGTAGTGCTAACCAAAAGCAAGAATCACTGACATTAGTTGTTGAACGTAAAGTTAATGGTATTATTGATATGCTTTCTAGAGCAAGAGAGTCAAGCGCGAAACTTAGTAAAGAAACATTAGACCTAACTAATATGAAAGACGAACTAAAGGAGATGCTTTCTAAGTTCAGATGA
- a CDS encoding DMT family transporter — MNTLSITLLTAIAPIILGTTYFLTTEFLPPNQPFLNAAIRCLPAGIVLLSLFGRKVDRNSLKRLLVLSILNISLFQSMLFISAYHLPGGLATLIGSFQPIIILLIAFVLKGDTVSRRNLIFIILSILGISLTFINNSLEVNTVGVSAAIIGSLSMSLGTFLSREWSTKINIYAFTGYQLALGGLALLFISPFFDTYPTNFEAKNIYGYLYLIFLVH, encoded by the coding sequence ATGAACACATTAAGCATCACACTATTAACAGCTATAGCTCCCATTATTTTGGGTACCACATATTTTCTAACCACTGAATTTCTGCCACCTAATCAGCCATTTCTCAACGCAGCCATACGATGCTTACCTGCAGGCATAGTTTTACTGTCGTTGTTTGGCCGTAAAGTTGATAGAAATAGTTTAAAAAGACTACTCGTACTTTCTATTTTAAATATTTCACTTTTCCAAAGCATGTTATTCATTTCCGCATACCACTTACCTGGTGGGCTTGCTACACTAATAGGTTCATTTCAACCAATCATCATTTTACTAATCGCATTCGTACTCAAGGGGGATACAGTAAGTAGAAGAAATTTAATATTTATTATTTTATCTATACTTGGCATATCTCTAACGTTTATAAATAATTCTCTGGAAGTAAATACTGTTGGAGTATCTGCTGCTATAATTGGCTCTTTGTCAATGTCACTTGGCACATTTCTTTCGAGAGAATGGTCCACTAAAATTAATATTTATGCTTTTACTGGTTATCAACTAGCCCTTGGAGGACTAGCTTTATTGTTTATATCTCCATTCTTTGACACTTACCCTACAAATTTCGAAGCTAAAAATATCTATGGTTATTTATATTTGATTTTTTTGGTGCATTAA
- the ltrA gene encoding group II intron reverse transcriptase/maturase — protein sequence MMISKEISATPDSAQWQSINWKVVESHVLKLQMRIAKATREGKHGKAKALQWILTHSRSAKLLAVKRVSQNKGSKTPGIDGVIWNTDTRRMKAVNQLSRKAYQAKPLKRIYIPKKNGKLRPLGIPCMIDRAQQALHLLALEPISETIADPNSYGFRPNRSTADAIAQCFICLSQRKSAQWVLEGDIKACFDKIGHQWLIENIPADKRMLEQWLKSGFIDKGLFYHTDEGTPQGGIISPTLMLMTLAGLEQRIKSTALKKGARANFIGYADDFVVTCASKEVLENDIKPLIAEFLAERGLTLSEEKTHITHISRGFDFLGFNHRKYKGKLLIKPSKTNTLMLLSNLRELIKKHATIPVNDLIKLINPKLRGWSNYYRHCVAKQIFGYVGHKLFHALWHWVKRRHPTKSRTWIALKYFINRQGQWQFHGWQKIMNMDCQFNLFQIAKVPIERHVKIRSAATPFDPQYQEYLAKRKSKRQYRNSWYEPALAAL from the coding sequence ATGATGATTTCAAAAGAGATTAGTGCCACTCCTGACAGTGCTCAATGGCAATCCATAAATTGGAAAGTCGTAGAATCCCATGTATTAAAGCTCCAGATGCGTATTGCAAAGGCAACACGAGAAGGTAAACACGGCAAAGCGAAAGCATTGCAATGGATACTGACTCACTCGCGTTCAGCAAAGCTTCTTGCTGTTAAGCGGGTATCACAAAATAAAGGCAGTAAAACGCCTGGAATTGACGGCGTTATCTGGAATACAGATACGCGCCGCATGAAAGCTGTCAATCAATTGAGCAGAAAAGCTTATCAAGCCAAACCGCTTAAGCGTATCTACATCCCCAAGAAAAACGGCAAGCTCAGACCACTGGGTATCCCCTGCATGATCGACAGAGCGCAACAAGCGCTCCACCTTCTTGCACTAGAACCAATATCTGAAACTATCGCCGATCCTAATAGCTACGGCTTCCGACCTAATCGAAGCACTGCTGATGCAATTGCACAGTGTTTTATCTGTTTAAGTCAAAGGAAATCCGCACAATGGGTGCTTGAGGGAGATATTAAAGCCTGTTTCGATAAAATTGGTCATCAATGGCTTATCGAAAACATACCAGCAGACAAACGGATGCTGGAACAATGGCTGAAATCTGGCTTTATAGATAAAGGGCTGTTCTACCATACCGACGAGGGTACACCGCAGGGTGGGATTATATCTCCCACTCTGATGTTGATGACACTTGCAGGTCTAGAACAGCGCATAAAATCTACCGCCCTCAAAAAGGGTGCGAGAGCCAACTTTATTGGATACGCCGATGATTTCGTCGTCACCTGTGCCTCAAAGGAGGTGCTGGAGAACGATATCAAACCGTTGATTGCTGAGTTCTTAGCGGAAAGAGGCTTAACACTCTCCGAAGAGAAAACGCACATTACCCACATCAGCCGTGGTTTTGACTTTCTAGGCTTTAATCATAGGAAGTACAAAGGAAAACTGCTCATTAAACCGAGCAAAACCAACACTCTGATGCTCTTGAGTAACTTGCGCGAACTCATCAAGAAGCACGCAACCATCCCCGTTAACGATCTAATTAAATTGATAAATCCGAAACTCAGGGGCTGGTCGAATTACTATCGACACTGTGTTGCTAAACAGATATTCGGATATGTAGGTCACAAGCTATTCCATGCGTTATGGCACTGGGTTAAAAGGCGTCATCCGACTAAATCTAGAACTTGGATCGCCCTTAAATACTTCATCAACCGTCAAGGTCAATGGCAATTTCACGGTTGGCAGAAGATCATGAATATGGATTGCCAGTTCAATCTGTTTCAAATAGCTAAGGTGCCAATAGAAAGACATGTGAAAATCAGGAGTGCCGCAACGCCTTTTGACCCTCAATACCAAGAATACTTGGCAAAGAGAAAGTCAAAGAGGCAATACCGTAACTCTTGGTATGAGCCTGCTCTCGCTGCTTTGTAA